A single region of the Halorussus gelatinilyticus genome encodes:
- a CDS encoding BMP family lipoprotein: MSEGDATRPTGSVSRRRLLGGMASALATAGLAGCSGGNSDERTTPSDAATGAPAETTTRWTTTQRAENGDARIGMVYALGGLGDNSFNDMAHAGAKKARKEFGISFENAEPSSSEQIPKLQREFASATDPPKDLVCGIGFAQAAGIVSNATEFPDQQFLLVDGVATDESGALLPNVANYTFAEHQGSFQVGLLAGLVTRREFAAGAGRTTGDRTVGFVGGVDVPLIRKFEAGYRAGVARAGDDIEVTSAYAGSFADPDAGERLASEMYADGADIVYHAAGGSGIGVFRAAQKAGRFAIGVDNDQSRSVPEYSDVILASMVKHVDKAVFRSIASLVDRKFRFRVGTVNTLGLLEGGVRAVYGTDLGSAIPDDVTAKLDASRRAIIKNEIKVPTTLS; encoded by the coding sequence ATGAGCGAGGGCGACGCGACGCGGCCGACCGGGTCGGTCTCGCGGCGGCGACTCCTCGGCGGGATGGCGAGCGCGCTCGCCACCGCCGGACTCGCGGGCTGTTCCGGCGGGAACTCCGACGAACGGACGACTCCCTCCGACGCGGCGACCGGCGCGCCGGCCGAGACGACGACGCGGTGGACGACGACCCAACGCGCCGAGAACGGGGACGCCCGCATCGGGATGGTCTACGCGCTCGGCGGTCTCGGCGACAACTCGTTCAACGACATGGCCCACGCGGGGGCGAAGAAGGCCCGCAAGGAGTTCGGCATCAGCTTCGAGAACGCCGAACCCTCCTCGTCGGAGCAGATTCCGAAGCTCCAGCGGGAGTTCGCGTCGGCGACGGACCCGCCGAAGGACCTCGTCTGCGGTATCGGCTTCGCGCAGGCCGCCGGCATCGTCTCGAACGCGACGGAGTTCCCCGACCAGCAGTTCCTCCTCGTGGACGGCGTCGCCACCGACGAGAGCGGGGCGCTCCTCCCGAACGTGGCCAACTACACGTTCGCGGAGCATCAGGGGTCGTTCCAGGTCGGTCTCCTCGCCGGACTCGTCACTCGGCGGGAGTTCGCCGCCGGGGCCGGCCGGACGACCGGCGACCGCACGGTCGGGTTCGTCGGCGGCGTGGACGTGCCGCTCATCCGCAAGTTCGAGGCCGGATACCGGGCGGGCGTGGCCCGCGCCGGCGACGACATTGAGGTCACGTCGGCGTACGCTGGGTCCTTCGCCGACCCCGACGCCGGCGAGCGACTCGCCAGCGAGATGTACGCCGACGGCGCGGACATCGTCTACCACGCCGCCGGCGGCAGCGGTATCGGGGTGTTCCGGGCGGCCCAGAAGGCCGGACGCTTCGCCATCGGCGTGGACAACGACCAGTCGCGCAGCGTTCCCGAGTACAGCGACGTCATCCTCGCCAGCATGGTCAAACACGTCGATAAGGCGGTGTTCCGGTCGATAGCCAGCCTCGTGGACCGGAAGTTCCGATTCCGGGTCGGGACGGTCAACACGCTCGGCCTGCTCGAAGGCGGGGTCCGGGCGGTGTACGGAACCGACCTCGGGTCGGCGATTCCCGACGACGTGACCGCGA
- a CDS encoding methyl-accepting chemotaxis protein — MSKQPPDSTGESSKGLFSRFDDRLPTGAIPNVLRRTFAAKFFGVVLVVMLVTSSVGAYNYASTQDALESDVKNRVTSTAELQAGSLGEWVQSKRTLTRTLSQAQAFRTYNRRGVSYYLEAQEPSLPDDVEAVHFVNSTSWNVVVSSNEDAAGTDLRESGVPWATDDRAAALERPRDVFVSSRPYDASGSDARVVAFVSPVPDKPDRAVVLTVNISAQVNGLHQPVKDGETVVYNANGDEVFNTGDAQLDGKLAGDAIVGSGANDGLVTTSDFVANHKSVAGANWVVVSYAPKASAFAMRDRVGTSLLTTILAALLALGVVSVVFERRTTATLNELTSKAEEIERGDLDTELRSGRIDELGQLYEAFASMRDSLAEKIRAAESAREEAQEAQQVAERERREAQEAKERAETLNGHLERKADSYSDVMQEAADGDLSRRMDADAESDAMARIASAYNRMMDELTDAMLEVRSFSREVAGESEQATDSLAEVERASEEVSESVQEISDGAVEQNRSLQRASEEMSDLSATVEEVASSTETVAQRVEQAAEEGQEGQHAAEDAIEELDSIEERTERTAESVERLREEVGDIEEVVGFVTDIAEQTHVLALNASIEAARAGEAGQGFAVVAEEVKNLAEQTQSATDEIGDSIERVRDQTETTVEEMHETRTSVSDGTETVETALEALEQLVEDVSETNDSIHEISRATESQADSVQQVVTTVEDVSSVSEETTAQAETVSAAAEEQTASLTEVSNGVKDLADRAERLSDLLEQFDFEDGGRTAPESDAGRKVTPK; from the coding sequence ATGTCTAAACAACCACCCGACTCGACGGGGGAGTCGTCGAAAGGTCTGTTCTCCCGGTTCGACGACCGTCTCCCGACCGGAGCGATACCGAACGTCCTCCGACGGACGTTCGCGGCGAAGTTCTTCGGCGTCGTCCTCGTCGTGATGCTCGTCACGAGCAGCGTGGGCGCGTACAACTACGCCTCCACGCAGGACGCGCTGGAATCGGACGTGAAGAACCGCGTCACGTCGACGGCCGAACTGCAAGCCGGTAGCCTCGGCGAGTGGGTCCAGAGCAAGCGGACGCTGACCCGCACGCTCTCGCAGGCCCAAGCGTTTCGCACCTACAACCGGCGCGGCGTGAGCTACTACCTCGAAGCCCAAGAACCGTCGCTCCCCGACGACGTTGAGGCGGTTCACTTCGTCAACAGCACGTCGTGGAACGTCGTCGTCAGTTCGAACGAAGACGCCGCGGGCACCGACCTCCGGGAGAGCGGCGTGCCGTGGGCGACCGACGACCGTGCGGCGGCCCTCGAACGACCGCGCGACGTGTTCGTTTCGAGTCGGCCCTACGACGCGTCCGGGAGCGACGCTCGCGTGGTCGCGTTCGTGAGTCCCGTCCCGGACAAGCCCGACCGCGCGGTCGTCCTGACGGTGAACATCTCCGCGCAGGTCAACGGCCTCCACCAGCCGGTCAAGGACGGCGAAACGGTGGTGTACAACGCCAACGGCGACGAGGTGTTCAACACCGGCGACGCCCAACTGGACGGCAAACTCGCCGGGGACGCCATCGTCGGGTCGGGCGCGAACGACGGTCTCGTGACCACCAGCGACTTCGTCGCCAATCACAAGTCGGTCGCGGGCGCGAACTGGGTCGTCGTCTCGTACGCCCCGAAGGCGAGCGCGTTCGCGATGCGCGACCGAGTCGGGACCAGTCTCCTGACGACGATTCTGGCGGCGCTCCTCGCGCTCGGCGTGGTCTCGGTCGTCTTCGAGCGCCGGACGACCGCGACGCTGAACGAACTCACCTCGAAGGCCGAGGAGATAGAGCGCGGCGACCTCGACACCGAACTCCGGAGCGGTCGCATCGACGAACTCGGCCAACTCTACGAGGCGTTCGCGAGCATGCGCGATTCGCTCGCCGAGAAGATTCGGGCGGCCGAGTCCGCCCGCGAGGAGGCCCAAGAGGCCCAGCAGGTCGCCGAGCGGGAGCGCCGCGAGGCCCAAGAAGCCAAGGAGCGGGCCGAGACGCTCAACGGCCACCTCGAACGGAAGGCCGACAGTTACAGCGACGTGATGCAGGAGGCCGCCGACGGCGACCTCTCGCGGCGGATGGACGCCGACGCCGAGAGCGACGCGATGGCGCGCATCGCCTCGGCGTACAACCGCATGATGGACGAGTTGACCGACGCGATGCTGGAAGTCAGATCGTTCAGCCGCGAAGTCGCGGGCGAGAGCGAGCAGGCGACCGACAGCCTCGCGGAGGTCGAGCGCGCGAGCGAGGAGGTCAGCGAGTCCGTCCAAGAGATATCGGACGGCGCGGTCGAGCAGAACCGTAGCCTCCAGCGGGCCAGCGAGGAGATGAGCGACCTCTCGGCGACCGTCGAGGAGGTCGCTTCCTCGACCGAGACCGTCGCCCAACGCGTCGAGCAGGCCGCCGAAGAGGGCCAGGAGGGCCAGCACGCCGCCGAAGACGCCATCGAGGAACTCGACAGCATCGAGGAACGGACCGAGCGGACGGCCGAGTCGGTCGAGCGCCTCCGCGAGGAGGTCGGCGACATCGAAGAGGTCGTCGGCTTCGTGACCGACATCGCCGAGCAGACCCACGTCCTCGCGCTCAACGCCTCCATCGAGGCGGCCCGCGCCGGGGAGGCCGGGCAGGGCTTCGCGGTCGTCGCCGAGGAGGTCAAGAACCTCGCCGAGCAGACCCAGTCGGCCACCGACGAAATCGGCGATTCCATCGAGCGGGTCCGCGACCAGACCGAGACGACGGTCGAGGAGATGCACGAGACCCGGACCAGCGTCTCGGACGGCACCGAGACCGTCGAGACGGCGCTCGAAGCGCTCGAACAACTCGTGGAGGACGTGTCCGAGACCAACGACAGCATCCACGAGATAAGCCGAGCGACCGAGAGTCAGGCCGACTCGGTCCAGCAGGTCGTCACGACGGTCGAGGACGTCTCCAGCGTGAGCGAGGAGACGACCGCGCAGGCCGAGACGGTCTCGGCGGCCGCCGAGGAGCAGACCGCCTCGCTGACCGAGGTTTCGAACGGCGTTAAAGACCTCGCGGACCGCGCCGAGCGACTCAGCGACCTGCTCGAACAGTTCGACTTCGAGGACGGCGGGCGGACCGCCCCCGAAAGCGACGCCGGCCGGAAGGTGACGCCGAAATGA